The proteins below are encoded in one region of Sphingobacterium sp. R2:
- a CDS encoding efflux RND transporter permease subunit, whose amino-acid sequence MNLSAIFIKRPVLTIVVNITIILFGYIGFSFLGVREYPSIDPAIVSVRTNYAGANPDIIESQITEPLEKAINSIDGIRNISSSSNQGSSNITIEFGLQKNLEEAANDVRDKVSQAIRSLPQDIDAPPVVSKADADSDPIITLTLQSETRDKLSLSDYAENVISERLQTIPGVSSTQIYGQKRYAMRLWLNPDRMAAYGITASDIRTALNNQNVELPSGKIVGNTTELTVKTVGNLSTPEQFNAIVLKADSSRIVKFIDIGRAEIDAENLETKMVSNGKQLVGIAIIPQPGTNYLDIANNFYKMLDQIKEDLPQDIILNIASDNTTFIKKSVEEVAETLLISIILVTLIIYFFFRDWGIALRPLLDIPVSLIATFFIMYMFGFSINVLTLLAIVLATGLVVDDGIVVTENIFKKVEEGMSPIEAALKGSKEIFFAVISISITLAAVFLPVIFLEGFVGRLFREFGVVIASAVLVSAFVSLTLTPMLNAYLIKGGGHKKTKFYNWTEPMFVKMNKGYANALDKFMKFKWISFPILIICFVVIGILFSSIKKETAPYDDRSNISVNVTGPEGATYEYMDRYMQELDKLVYDSIPENKISLNITSPGFGAASVNSGRIRMTLVDPSERQKSQDDIAKELTKWTKQYDAVRVNVSQSPTISMNRRGGLPVQYIIQAQNFEKLQEKIPQFMNEVNNDPTFSTTDINLKFNKPELHVEIDRLKALSLGVSVLDVSQSLQLLLSGQRFAYFMRDGKQYQVIGQVENDRRATPTDLSSIYVRNNMGQLIQLDNVVSVKEESSPPQLYHNNRYMSATVSAGLAPGMSMSDGIAAMDRIKEKVLDQSFTTDLSGESRDFIESSSNTLFAFGLALLLIYLILAAQFESFLDPFIIILTVPMAVAGALISLWLFDQTWNIFSQIGTIMLIGLVTKNGILIVEFANQMREEGMEKFEAIMHAAESRLRPILMTSLAIALGALPIAMSLGAASTSRIGMGVVIVGGTIFSLILTLFIIPAIYYMWSRQKKHRPEFDNIKSYE is encoded by the coding sequence ATGAATTTATCTGCTATCTTTATTAAACGCCCGGTTTTAACTATTGTCGTCAATATAACCATTATATTGTTTGGCTACATTGGTTTTAGCTTTTTGGGCGTCCGCGAATACCCCTCCATTGACCCGGCTATTGTTTCTGTTAGAACAAACTATGCGGGTGCAAATCCAGATATCATTGAATCTCAGATTACCGAACCGCTGGAAAAAGCCATCAACTCCATTGATGGCATCCGGAATATATCATCCTCCAGTAACCAGGGGTCCAGTAACATCACCATCGAGTTTGGTCTGCAGAAAAATCTTGAAGAAGCGGCAAATGATGTCCGTGATAAGGTATCTCAGGCCATCCGAAGCTTGCCTCAGGATATCGATGCTCCGCCAGTGGTTTCCAAAGCCGATGCCGACTCCGATCCTATTATCACGTTGACGCTGCAAAGTGAAACGCGCGATAAACTTTCGCTGAGCGACTACGCCGAAAATGTGATCTCAGAAAGACTACAGACAATTCCAGGTGTCAGCAGTACCCAAATTTACGGTCAGAAGCGCTACGCGATGCGCTTATGGCTCAACCCCGACCGTATGGCTGCTTATGGTATCACCGCTTCTGATATCCGCACGGCACTGAATAATCAAAACGTTGAATTGCCTTCTGGAAAAATTGTTGGAAATACCACGGAGCTCACTGTAAAAACCGTAGGAAACCTTTCTACACCCGAACAGTTTAATGCTATCGTTCTGAAAGCCGATAGCAGCCGTATTGTCAAATTCATCGACATTGGCCGGGCAGAAATAGATGCCGAAAATCTGGAAACAAAAATGGTCAGCAATGGGAAGCAATTGGTTGGTATAGCAATTATTCCTCAACCCGGCACAAACTACCTCGATATTGCCAATAATTTTTATAAAATGCTCGATCAGATCAAGGAAGATCTACCCCAAGATATTATCCTTAACATAGCTTCTGACAACACTACATTTATTAAAAAATCTGTTGAGGAAGTCGCCGAGACACTGCTGATTTCAATTATCTTGGTCACCTTAATTATTTACTTTTTCTTCCGCGACTGGGGTATCGCATTACGGCCTCTTCTGGATATTCCCGTCTCATTGATTGCAACATTTTTTATTATGTACATGTTCGGATTTTCGATTAATGTGCTTACTCTGCTTGCGATTGTACTCGCGACAGGTCTTGTCGTCGACGATGGGATTGTAGTGACGGAAAATATTTTTAAGAAAGTGGAAGAAGGTATGTCTCCCATAGAAGCTGCTTTGAAGGGCTCAAAGGAAATCTTCTTTGCCGTTATCTCGATTTCAATCACACTTGCAGCGGTATTCTTACCTGTTATATTTCTTGAAGGCTTTGTGGGTCGGTTGTTCCGCGAATTTGGAGTCGTTATCGCTTCGGCCGTATTAGTTTCTGCGTTTGTTTCCCTGACGCTCACCCCTATGCTCAATGCCTATCTTATCAAAGGTGGTGGACACAAAAAAACAAAATTTTATAATTGGACCGAACCCATGTTTGTCAAGATGAACAAGGGGTATGCTAATGCCCTTGACAAATTCATGAAATTCAAATGGATCAGCTTTCCGATCCTAATCATCTGTTTTGTGGTTATTGGAATCCTTTTTTCGTCCATTAAAAAAGAAACTGCACCTTATGATGACCGAAGTAATATCTCTGTCAATGTAACAGGTCCAGAAGGTGCTACCTACGAATATATGGATCGTTATATGCAGGAACTGGACAAACTCGTGTATGATTCAATTCCGGAGAATAAAATCAGTCTCAACATCACTTCACCTGGCTTCGGAGCAGCGTCCGTCAATTCTGGACGTATTCGGATGACGTTAGTTGACCCCAGTGAGCGCCAGAAATCCCAGGATGATATTGCGAAGGAATTGACCAAATGGACTAAACAATACGATGCTGTTCGGGTCAATGTATCACAGTCGCCCACAATATCCATGAATCGTAGAGGTGGGTTACCTGTGCAATATATTATCCAAGCACAGAATTTTGAAAAACTTCAGGAAAAAATACCGCAATTTATGAATGAGGTCAACAACGATCCCACGTTCTCAACAACAGATATCAACCTCAAGTTCAACAAGCCAGAGCTTCATGTTGAAATTGACCGGCTAAAGGCGCTAAGCCTAGGCGTCTCTGTACTGGATGTTTCGCAATCCTTACAATTGTTGCTGAGCGGTCAACGATTTGCCTATTTTATGCGCGACGGAAAACAATATCAAGTTATTGGCCAGGTTGAGAATGACCGTCGGGCGACTCCAACGGATCTTTCTTCCATCTATGTACGCAATAACATGGGGCAGCTTATCCAATTGGACAACGTTGTCAGCGTGAAAGAAGAAAGTAGTCCACCCCAACTCTATCACAACAACCGTTATATGTCCGCTACCGTTTCCGCAGGCCTGGCTCCTGGTATGAGTATGAGCGACGGTATTGCTGCAATGGATCGGATAAAGGAAAAAGTACTCGATCAGAGCTTTACTACCGACCTTAGCGGTGAATCGCGTGATTTTATTGAAAGTAGCTCCAATACCCTATTTGCATTTGGTCTGGCTCTATTACTAATCTACTTGATCTTAGCGGCTCAATTTGAAAGCTTCCTTGATCCTTTTATCATCATTCTGACTGTTCCCATGGCTGTAGCCGGTGCACTGATCAGTTTATGGTTATTTGATCAGACCTGGAATATCTTCAGTCAGATCGGAACGATTATGCTGATCGGACTCGTCACCAAAAATGGTATCCTGATTGTTGAATTTGCCAACCAGATGCGAGAAGAGGGAATGGAAAAATTTGAAGCCATTATGCATGCAGCCGAATCCCGGCTTAGACCGATCTTAATGACCAGTTTGGCCATTGCGCTCGGCGCATTGCCAATTGCGATGTCGCTCGGCGCTGCTTCGACCAGCAGAATTGGGATGGGGGTAGTAATTGTCGGAGGCACCATATTTTCGCTTATTCTGACCTTATTCATCATCCCGGCAATTTATTATATGTGGTCGCGACAAAAAAAGCATAGACCAGAATTTGATAACATTAAAAGCTACGAATAA
- a CDS encoding TolC family protein has product MKRNFTLLLWLCSIMFQARAQAILTLEDALKTTLSNNFNILLAKNDNNIDIENTSLGSAGMLPAVTGTFNRSNSVQNSRQVRADGQVQQVSNAKNDNMSYGVNLNWTVFDGLGMFARRDRFKEIQRQGEAEIRYEVTTQLSEVMATYYNLVQQKRLINALDTTITLSQYRVTLAENRLQIGKGSKLDLLNAKVDLNTDQTNLLRQLESFKNTKTYLNQLMTRDLSLDFDVEDEMKLDTDLKLGNLIEIADQQNPQIQLAIINNRVAELNLKAVKAERYPKIGLNSGYNWNESHSSLGFSTENKNRGLTYGVSASLNIFNGFLQNRNERIAKFQIKSSEIQIKQQKQDIQAQVRTLFQTYITNIELANVERKNEELAKENLNITMDKFRIGTITTLEVRTAQLNYINAMTRSYTAQYDAKVSEIRLKELTGEAY; this is encoded by the coding sequence ATGAAGAGAAATTTCACCCTACTACTATGGCTTTGCTCCATCATGTTTCAAGCTCGTGCCCAAGCGATATTGACCTTGGAAGATGCGCTAAAAACAACGTTGAGCAATAACTTCAATATTCTTTTGGCTAAAAATGACAACAACATTGATATCGAGAATACCAGTTTAGGAAGCGCTGGCATGCTTCCCGCAGTAACCGGTACATTTAACAGAAGTAATTCGGTCCAGAACTCAAGACAGGTTAGGGCCGATGGACAGGTACAGCAGGTTTCCAATGCAAAAAATGACAATATGTCGTATGGCGTTAACTTAAACTGGACAGTATTTGACGGACTGGGTATGTTTGCGCGTAGGGATCGATTTAAAGAAATACAGCGTCAGGGCGAGGCTGAGATAAGATATGAGGTCACTACGCAACTCAGTGAAGTCATGGCCACCTATTATAATCTTGTGCAGCAAAAACGATTGATAAACGCATTAGATACAACCATTACACTTTCTCAATATCGGGTTACTCTGGCCGAAAATCGCCTGCAGATCGGAAAAGGTTCCAAGCTTGATCTGCTGAATGCTAAAGTCGATCTGAATACCGATCAGACAAACCTGCTTAGACAGCTCGAAAGCTTTAAAAACACCAAGACATACCTCAACCAATTGATGACAAGAGATTTGAGTCTAGACTTTGACGTTGAAGATGAAATGAAACTGGATACGGATCTTAAACTGGGTAATCTCATCGAAATTGCTGATCAACAAAATCCTCAAATTCAGCTTGCCATCATCAACAACCGCGTCGCCGAACTCAACCTAAAGGCAGTAAAAGCCGAACGTTATCCCAAAATTGGTTTAAATAGTGGGTATAATTGGAACGAATCTCACTCCTCACTTGGTTTCTCTACAGAAAATAAAAATAGAGGGCTCACCTACGGTGTATCGGCGTCCCTGAACATATTCAACGGCTTTTTGCAAAATAGAAACGAGCGTATCGCCAAATTTCAGATTAAAAGTTCTGAAATACAGATCAAACAGCAAAAACAAGATATACAGGCTCAAGTAAGAACTTTGTTTCAAACCTACATTACCAACATCGAATTGGCCAATGTAGAACGGAAAAATGAGGAACTGGCAAAAGAAAATTTAAACATCACCATGGATAAATTTCGCATCGGTACCATCACGACCTTGGAAGTAAGAACGGCGCAGCTAAATTACATCAATGCAATGACACGTAGCTATACGGCACAATACGATGCTAAAGTGTCGGAAATACGACTAAAGGAATTGACAGGAGAAGCATACTAA
- a CDS encoding acyl-ACP thioesterase domain-containing protein translates to MERSVFEKEWEINFTQCYSNGRIRFSDLSNILQLTAGEHANVAGFGFKEMAKHNQTWVLSRIRIEIARLPKWMDIVKVKTWVQELEGARSTRNFEITVNGQTYVTASSYWAVINTVKRSSETLAISTEDFVTYPDRPATQRPFSKLDISSTVKNRDEYIVKLSDLDIVNHANNVKYLDWCMDRLPMELVLTNQIRSLEMNYLRELRYNDTVEINGDSTDQGYFMTVTKQQRIHFALAIETK, encoded by the coding sequence ATGGAACGATCTGTCTTCGAAAAAGAGTGGGAAATTAATTTCACCCAGTGCTACTCCAATGGTCGCATCCGTTTCTCCGATTTGTCTAATATCTTACAGCTCACCGCTGGAGAGCATGCCAATGTAGCGGGTTTTGGATTTAAAGAAATGGCTAAACATAACCAAACGTGGGTACTAAGCCGTATCCGAATTGAGATTGCGAGGTTACCCAAATGGATGGATATTGTCAAGGTCAAAACCTGGGTGCAGGAACTGGAAGGCGCACGCTCGACCAGAAATTTTGAAATTACAGTGAATGGGCAGACTTATGTGACAGCAAGCAGTTATTGGGCCGTCATCAATACAGTAAAAAGAAGTTCCGAAACACTGGCAATTTCGACCGAAGATTTTGTCACATATCCCGACCGTCCAGCCACTCAGCGGCCTTTTTCGAAGCTCGATATCTCCAGTACGGTCAAAAATAGGGATGAATATATCGTAAAGCTCTCCGATCTCGATATTGTCAACCACGCTAACAATGTTAAATATCTCGACTGGTGTATGGATAGATTGCCTATGGAACTTGTCTTAACCAATCAGATCCGGTCGTTGGAGATGAATTACCTTCGTGAACTACGTTATAACGATACAGTAGAAATCAATGGTGATTCTACCGATCAGGGATATTTTATGACGGTTACTAAACAGCAGCGGATCCATTTTGCCCTGGCAATCGAGACAAAATAA
- a CDS encoding gluconate 2-dehydrogenase subunit 3 family protein yields MNRREALQRVALILGGTVIGANLFLEGCTRSATKDVQALFEAKTTDLLGDLAEAILPKTATPGAKEAGVGSFIPVMVRDCYTEKQQKAFLDGLGSLDDKSKEVKGKPFLELSAEDRTAVAAALDKEANEFNKKQAEDQKDIREKNREKQNELYNYVDNDPPHWFTMFKQLTLTGFFNSELGCTKALRYVKIPGKFDGNLPYKKGDKAFA; encoded by the coding sequence ATGAATAGAAGAGAAGCATTACAACGGGTTGCCTTAATTTTAGGAGGTACCGTTATTGGCGCTAATTTATTTTTGGAAGGTTGTACACGTTCAGCAACGAAAGATGTGCAAGCCTTATTTGAAGCTAAGACGACCGACTTGCTAGGTGATCTAGCGGAAGCTATCTTACCTAAAACTGCCACTCCGGGAGCGAAAGAAGCTGGGGTAGGAAGTTTTATCCCTGTCATGGTGCGTGACTGCTATACAGAGAAGCAACAAAAAGCGTTTTTAGATGGCTTGGGCAGTTTGGACGACAAATCGAAAGAAGTAAAAGGGAAACCATTCCTAGAACTTTCGGCGGAAGATAGAACGGCGGTCGCGGCGGCCTTGGATAAAGAAGCGAACGAGTTCAACAAAAAACAGGCGGAAGATCAGAAAGATATTCGGGAGAAAAATAGAGAGAAACAGAATGAATTGTACAATTATGTGGATAATGATCCACCTCATTGGTTCACCATGTTTAAGCAGCTAACGTTGACCGGTTTCTTTAACTCTGAACTGGGCTGTACAAAGGCATTGCGCTATGTGAAGATTCCCGGAAAATTTGATGGTAATCTTCCATACAAAAAAGGAGACAAAGCATTTGCTTAA
- a CDS encoding Gfo/Idh/MocA family protein, with translation MENNSNKTSRRGFIKSAATAAAAFMIVPRHVLGGNGFTAPSDKLQVAGIGVGGKGFSDINAFHDSGKADLAFLCDVDDRRAAGALKRYPKAKYYKDYREMLDKEHKRIEAVSVSTPDHQHAIQALAAMQLGKHVYVQKPLTHDVWEARALTHAAKKYKVVTQMGNQGASNDGPRFVREWYEAGLIGDVHTVYCWTDRPVWPSGIAWPTGKAEIPKELDWDLWLGTAPYKEYVDKLVPFNWRGWWDYGTGALGDMGCHLLEVPFSTLGLTYVQDVQATVGSVYVDEFKRGYFPESCPPSSHATLTFPKTPRTNGPVTLHWMDGGIQPARPDELGPNEIFGDGGNGILLVGTKGKILADTYGQNARLLPTSRKEQIAQKYARVPGQESGHYAQWVEACQAGYGKKEVSSPFEIAGPLTEALLMANLAIRGADLRIDGKYPGRNLKLLWDNNNMRVTNFDHVNQYVKRNYRQGWEMKYNF, from the coding sequence ATGGAAAATAACTCAAATAAGACGAGTAGAAGAGGTTTTATAAAGAGTGCCGCGACCGCTGCGGCGGCTTTTATGATCGTCCCTCGCCATGTATTGGGCGGAAATGGCTTTACAGCTCCAAGTGACAAATTACAAGTAGCAGGTATCGGTGTAGGAGGCAAAGGTTTTAGCGACATCAATGCGTTTCACGATTCAGGGAAAGCAGATCTGGCTTTCTTGTGTGATGTGGACGACCGTCGTGCGGCCGGTGCATTAAAACGGTACCCGAAGGCAAAATATTATAAAGACTACCGCGAGATGCTGGATAAGGAGCACAAACGTATTGAAGCTGTTTCTGTTTCGACTCCAGATCACCAACATGCAATTCAGGCGCTTGCAGCTATGCAGTTAGGTAAACACGTGTATGTTCAAAAACCGCTGACACACGATGTTTGGGAAGCCAGAGCATTGACGCATGCCGCAAAGAAATATAAAGTAGTTACCCAAATGGGAAATCAAGGGGCATCCAATGATGGACCACGTTTTGTCCGTGAATGGTACGAAGCTGGTCTTATTGGTGATGTACATACAGTATATTGTTGGACAGACCGTCCAGTATGGCCTTCGGGAATTGCTTGGCCTACAGGTAAAGCTGAGATTCCGAAAGAACTGGATTGGGATCTTTGGTTAGGTACTGCTCCTTACAAAGAATATGTCGACAAATTGGTGCCTTTCAACTGGCGCGGCTGGTGGGATTATGGTACCGGTGCATTGGGCGATATGGGCTGTCACTTGTTGGAAGTGCCTTTCAGTACCTTAGGGCTTACCTATGTACAGGATGTACAAGCAACTGTAGGTTCGGTATATGTGGATGAGTTCAAACGCGGATATTTTCCGGAAAGCTGTCCGCCGTCAAGCCATGCAACATTAACATTCCCGAAAACACCGCGTACTAATGGCCCTGTCACATTACACTGGATGGACGGTGGTATTCAGCCCGCTCGTCCGGATGAATTAGGTCCAAACGAAATTTTTGGTGATGGTGGTAATGGTATCTTACTTGTCGGTACAAAGGGAAAAATCCTTGCTGATACTTATGGACAGAATGCACGTTTATTACCAACGTCGAGAAAAGAACAAATTGCCCAAAAGTATGCGCGTGTACCCGGACAAGAAAGTGGACACTATGCACAATGGGTAGAAGCTTGTCAGGCTGGATACGGTAAGAAAGAGGTGAGTTCGCCATTTGAGATCGCCGGTCCGTTGACTGAAGCTTTATTGATGGCTAATTTGGCAATCAGAGGAGCTGATTTACGCATCGATGGCAAATATCCTGGACGTAACCTGAAATTGCTTTGGGATAACAATAATATGCGCGTTACAAACTTTGATCATGTCAATCAGTATGTAAAACGGAATTACAGACAAGGTTGGGAAATGAAATATAATTTCTAA
- a CDS encoding GMC oxidoreductase has protein sequence MATNTYDAIVIGSGISGGWAAKELTEKGLKTIMLERGRNIEHIKDYTAPNKNPWEWPHAGGRTQKMIEEYPVLRRDYPLNEKNLDFWVNEKESPYTEVKRFDWYRGYHVGGRSLMWGRQSYRLGDLDFEANLKDGHGVDWPIRYNEIAPWYSYAEKFAGISGNRDGVPSLPDGDYMPAMAMNIVEKDLAERLKKQYGGQRHFIMGRTANITVPHHDRVNCQYQNQCWLGCNFGAYFSTQSATLPAAKKTNNLTLRPFSIVTKIIYDKNTKKAKGVEIVDAETNQTYEFFAKVIFVCASALNSTWVLMNSATDVWEGGLGSSSGELGHNLMDHHFRCGAGGKIDGYLDSYVYGRRPTGLYVPRFVNVEGDTKKRDYVRGFGYQGAAGRGRWSGAVAEMEVGGAWKDAICEPGDWTVGFTAFGETLPYHENKVTLDKSKKDKWGLPVLSFDAEIKDNELKMRGDMQNEMKEMLEKVGVKDIYTYDNVYGFGQGIHEMGTARMGRDPKTSVLNGNNQVWDALNVFVTDGACMTSAGCVNPSLTYMALTARAVDFAVSELKKGNI, from the coding sequence ATGGCAACAAATACTTATGACGCAATTGTAATCGGTTCGGGGATAAGTGGTGGATGGGCTGCGAAAGAATTGACAGAGAAAGGGCTGAAAACAATTATGCTGGAGCGTGGTCGTAACATCGAACACATCAAAGATTATACTGCGCCAAATAAAAATCCATGGGAATGGCCACATGCTGGCGGTCGTACGCAAAAAATGATCGAAGAGTATCCGGTGTTGCGTAGAGATTACCCATTGAACGAAAAAAACCTGGATTTTTGGGTAAATGAAAAGGAGAGCCCTTATACCGAAGTCAAACGTTTTGATTGGTACCGTGGGTATCATGTTGGCGGTAGATCGCTGATGTGGGGAAGACAATCTTATCGTTTAGGCGATTTGGATTTCGAAGCGAACTTAAAAGACGGTCACGGTGTAGACTGGCCAATTCGTTATAATGAAATTGCCCCTTGGTATAGTTATGCGGAGAAATTTGCTGGTATCTCCGGTAATCGCGACGGTGTACCATCTTTGCCAGATGGAGACTACATGCCTGCAATGGCGATGAATATTGTTGAAAAAGACTTAGCGGAGCGTTTGAAAAAACAATATGGCGGTCAACGTCATTTCATCATGGGTAGAACGGCAAACATTACTGTTCCGCATCACGACCGTGTAAACTGTCAATATCAAAATCAATGTTGGTTGGGTTGTAACTTTGGTGCCTACTTCAGTACACAGTCGGCGACTCTTCCTGCAGCGAAAAAAACAAATAACTTGACATTACGCCCTTTTTCCATCGTAACTAAAATTATCTACGATAAAAACACGAAAAAGGCAAAAGGTGTAGAAATTGTCGACGCTGAAACAAATCAAACCTATGAATTTTTCGCAAAGGTCATCTTTGTTTGTGCATCTGCATTGAACTCAACATGGGTATTGATGAATTCTGCCACAGATGTTTGGGAAGGCGGTCTGGGTAGCAGCAGTGGCGAATTGGGGCATAACCTGATGGATCACCATTTCCGTTGTGGTGCCGGAGGTAAGATTGATGGTTATTTGGATAGCTATGTGTATGGCCGCAGACCGACAGGTTTGTATGTACCTCGTTTTGTAAACGTAGAAGGTGATACCAAAAAACGTGATTATGTTCGTGGATTCGGATACCAAGGTGCGGCAGGTCGCGGACGTTGGTCTGGTGCTGTTGCCGAGATGGAAGTGGGGGGTGCATGGAAAGATGCCATCTGTGAGCCAGGTGATTGGACCGTAGGTTTTACCGCTTTCGGAGAAACGTTACCTTACCACGAAAATAAAGTTACGCTTGATAAAAGCAAAAAAGATAAATGGGGATTACCTGTATTGTCATTTGACGCGGAGATCAAGGATAATGAATTGAAGATGCGTGGTGACATGCAGAATGAGATGAAAGAAATGTTGGAAAAAGTTGGCGTGAAAGATATCTATACCTACGATAATGTATATGGCTTTGGTCAAGGTATCCACGAGATGGGGACTGCCCGTATGGGACGTGATCCAAAAACTTCCGTCTTAAATGGTAACAACCAAGTGTGGGATGCATTGAACGTCTTTGTGACTGATGGTGCTTGTATGACTTCTGCAGGTTGTGTCAACCCTTCATTAACGTACATGGCGCTTACTGCTCGTGCAGTTGACTTTGCAGTAAGTGAATTGAAAAAAGGTAACATCTAA
- a CDS encoding nucleoside permease — protein sequence MSSTIKFKLSFMMFLEFFIWGGWFVTLGTFLSKNLHATDFEMANVFSTQSLGAIIAPFIVGMIADRYFNAERILGVLHLVGAVLMYQMYGAADMATFYPYVLAYMVLYMPTLALASSVSFRQLTNPEKQFSGIRIWGTIGWIVAGLAISYIFRWDASASEGALKNTFLMSGAASLVLGVFSFALPKTPPVKLDENEKPSFASIIGLDAIKLLKDKNFFIFFISSVLICIPLAFYYSNANLFLSEIGLENPTGKMTIGQASEVLFLLALPIFFTRFGFKKTILVGMLAWVIRYLLFAYGNAGELSFMLLIGIALHGICYDFFFVSGQIYTDSKAGVKYKSAAQGLITLATYGVGQLIGFWVASYVGDKYKDLKATDLAAFWNHTWVVPAIIAAVVFFIFLALFKDEKIDSTNAVH from the coding sequence ATTTCATCAACAATAAAATTTAAACTATCCTTCATGATGTTCCTCGAATTTTTTATTTGGGGGGGATGGTTTGTGACATTAGGTACTTTCTTGAGCAAAAATCTACATGCAACGGACTTTGAAATGGCTAATGTATTTTCAACACAATCATTGGGAGCAATTATCGCCCCTTTTATTGTCGGAATGATTGCCGACCGCTATTTTAATGCGGAGCGTATTTTGGGTGTTTTACACTTGGTGGGCGCAGTATTGATGTACCAAATGTATGGTGCTGCAGACATGGCTACTTTTTATCCGTATGTATTGGCTTATATGGTGCTTTATATGCCAACGTTGGCTTTGGCTAGTTCAGTTTCCTTTAGGCAATTGACCAATCCGGAAAAACAATTCTCAGGTATACGCATCTGGGGAACAATTGGTTGGATCGTAGCAGGTTTAGCAATCAGTTATATCTTTAGATGGGATGCATCAGCATCAGAGGGTGCTTTGAAAAATACATTTTTAATGTCAGGGGCTGCTTCATTGGTACTTGGGGTATTCTCGTTTGCATTGCCTAAAACGCCGCCGGTTAAATTGGATGAAAACGAAAAACCATCCTTTGCATCAATCATTGGCCTGGATGCGATTAAATTATTGAAAGACAAAAACTTTTTTATCTTTTTCATTTCTTCGGTATTGATCTGTATTCCATTGGCCTTTTATTACTCAAATGCAAATTTATTCCTTTCAGAGATAGGTTTGGAAAATCCAACGGGTAAGATGACTATCGGTCAGGCATCGGAAGTATTGTTCTTATTGGCTTTGCCAATTTTCTTTACACGATTTGGCTTTAAGAAAACAATCCTTGTGGGTATGCTTGCTTGGGTAATCCGCTACCTGTTATTTGCTTATGGCAATGCGGGCGAGTTATCGTTCATGTTATTGATCGGTATTGCATTGCATGGTATCTGTTATGACTTTTTCTTTGTTTCCGGTCAGATTTATACAGATAGCAAAGCGGGTGTTAAATACAAATCGGCGGCACAGGGCTTAATTACTTTGGCAACGTACGGTGTTGGACAGCTGATCGGTTTCTGGGTTGCTAGTTATGTCGGCGACAAGTACAAAGATTTGAAGGCAACTGACCTGGCGGCATTTTGGAATCATACCTGGGTCGTACCAGCAATTATCGCAGCGGTGGTATTTTTTATCTTTCTAGCCCTTTTTAAGGACGAAAAGATTGATAGTACAAATGCTGTACACTAA